The Carassius gibelio isolate Cgi1373 ecotype wild population from Czech Republic chromosome A24, carGib1.2-hapl.c, whole genome shotgun sequence genome window below encodes:
- the LOC127945990 gene encoding high affinity cAMP-specific 3',5'-cyclic phosphodiesterase 7A isoform X16 yields the protein MLAVTNKTIKPSFVYTPDVRVRSQVGFEPERRGSHPYLGVDFRTLHSRAESAGTIPARRIRRLFSFQRHLLSSRLLRGAPHLNPLHILDEDYCGQAKCMLEKVGSWNFDIFLFDRLTNGNSLVFLTFNLLNQYGLIELFQLDMVKLRRFLVLVQEDYHNQNPYHNAVHAADVTQAMHCYLREPKLAQSLTSFDILLGLLAAATHDLDHPGVNQPFLIKTNHYLAALYRNTSVLENHHWRSAVGLLRETELFSNLPAEDSLSIERQLGSLILATDISRQNEYLSRFRTHLDENDLCLGNASHRHFVLQMALKCADICNPCRPWELSKQWSEKVTEEFFHQGDIEKKYKLEISPLCDSEANTIASVQIGFMTYVVEPLFAEWARFSDTRLSQTMLGHLGLNKASWSAMEPEASGSSEEGESEPGRATDEPSSRVLSQGSQES from the exons ATGTGAGAGTGAGAAGTCAGGTAGGCTTTGAACCCGAACGAAGAGGCTCGCACCCGTACCTGGGCGTCGATTTCCGCACTTTGCACT CCCGTGCTGAGTCAGCAGGGACGATTCCTGCTCGGAGAATCCGGAGGCTCTTTAGTTTCCAGCGACACCTGCTTTCATCCCGTCTGCTGCGAGGAGCGCCACACCTCAACCCCCTCCACATCTTGGATGAGGACTACTGCGGTCAGGCCAAG TGTATGCTTGAAAAGGTCGGAAGCTGGAATTTTGATATATTCCTCTTTGACCGACTTACAAATG gaaacagtCTTGTGTTCTTGACATTTAATTTGCTGAACCAGTATGGTCTCATTGAGCTCTTCCAGTTAGACATGGTTAAACTGCGTCGATTTCtag TTCTGGTTCAAGAAGACTACCACAATCAGAACCCTTACCACAATGCAGTCCATGCTGCTGATGTCACCCAGGCCATGCACTGTTACCTGAGAGAACCCAAG CTCGCCCAGTCCCTCACATCATTCGACATCCTCTTAGGGTTGCTGGCCGCGGCCACACATGATCTGGACCACCCTGGAGTCAACCAGCCTTTCCTCATCAAAACCAACCATTACCTTGCAGCTTTGTACCGG AATACCTCAGTTCTGGAGAATCATCACTGGAGGTCTGCAGTGGGTCTGCTCAGAGAGACCGAACTCTTTTCCAATCTTCCTGCAGAAGACAG TCTGAGTATAGAGAGGCAGCTGGGATCACTCATTCTGGCCACAGATATCAGCCGACAGAATGAGTACCTGTCCCGGTTCAGGACACATCTGGATGAGAACGACTTGTGTTTAGGAAACGCTTCTCATCGACATTTCGTTCTGCAG ATGGCCCTGAAGTGTGCGGATATCTGCAACCCATGTAGACCATGGGAGCTCAGCAAACAGTGGAGTGAGAAGGTCACGGAGGAATTCTTCCACCAAG GTGACATTGAAAAGAAGTATAAACTTGAAATCAGTCCACTGTGCGATAGTGAAGCCAACACCATAGCCAGTGTTCAAATCG GTTTCATGACTTACGTGGTGGAGCCTCTGTTTGCCGAGTGGGCGCGCTTTTCGGACACGCGGCTCTCTCAGACCATGCTTGGCCATTTGGGCCTGAACAAGGCCAGTTGGAGCGCCATGGAGCCCGAGGCATCGGGGAGCTCCGAGGAGGGGGAGTCCGAACCGGGCCGTGCCACAGACGAGCccagttccagagtcttatctcAGGGAAGCCAAGAGTCATGA